One Vicia villosa cultivar HV-30 ecotype Madison, WI linkage group LG5, Vvil1.0, whole genome shotgun sequence genomic window, CTAAATATGATGTAAAGCACAAGTTTGCCACACCCTATCATTCCAAATGTAGTGGCCAAGCTGAATTATCAAATAGGAAGATTAAGAGCATCCTTGAAAAAGTGGTGAATCCTTCACACAGAAAAAAGGATTGATCTAAGCACCTGCAAAGCCTTTTGGAATAAAAAAAAGTTGAATTTTAACTTGCAAGCTTAGGACAAGACAAGCCTTTTGCAACTAATTGAACTGGATTAACATAGACTCTTCTCTTATAAAAAGGCTAAAGTATATCAGGAAGGACAACAGAGAGACACATCTCAAATCAAAATAAGATCAAGAGCGAGGCAAAGACGGGAGGATAAGGTTTTAGAAAACGGTCCGCGACCGCGAAAACGGCCGCGACAAAACGGTTTCTGCAAGTTTCGATACCAATACGTTATGAccgttttttatattaaaaaacaaattatagtTAATTCACACCACGACGACCGCAGTAGACCTATACCGACCAAAATTGCAAAAAAATTACACGACTGTGACGCGACCGCGACCATATTTTAAAACCCTGGGGAGGATCGCACGAGAAAGACTTATTAATCCACTTTAGATCTAAAATCATTATGCGAGACAGAGGATGGAAACGCAAACATGAAAATGTTACAATCCTTACACGGCTTTATAAGGATAATCTTGAAATGAAAATTGGTTCACTGAAGTCAATTTTATCACGCAAACATTCAATCAAAGTCATCACTAACCATCTATCTGATCTTAATTAGACGGATGAAACAAACATATTAAAAACTTTATTATATAATttcaaaaataccaatatatAATCACAACCGCCCGATTTAAATCGAATGACTATAGATCATGACTGCGTGAAtgcggcaaattttcaattgcaaATATTCTGGCTAAAGAAATCTATTGGAGTTAAAATATCATTCGACTAAAAAGCCATAAAGTATTTACATTTTGAAATCTATTGgagaaatattatttttttgaggTAACTTGAGAATTTACACTAATTCACTAAATGGAAATCAAAAGCTTCGAGGATAAGACATGAATATTTGATCTGGCAAAATCAGAGGCAACTTATCAATGTACATAAATAGCCTTTTCAGATTCTCCTTATTGATTGATTCCAAATCAATTATCTCTCTGCTGCTCAAGTAGATCCAAAGCTCGCCAGAGTTTAGTCTCATAAGATTGTCCCGACAGAAAGGGCAAGATCGAGATCTTGTGTACCTAAAACAAACAGCAAAAACATAATCCTTAGAAGTCAATAGAACGGCTTTGCCAAATAATCAATCACATTCTAGATGATTAAAATCTTGATACCTTTACAGATATGTAACTACTTATAAGTTGTAAGTCATAGTTGCTTACCAGTCATTATAGCATTTCATACACAAAGAATGGTTGCAATTTGGCAACACAACTTTGGTGTTCATCTCCATACAAATAGGACATTCTTCTTCTCTCTCTATATCAATTGCAGATAGCTTTCCTTTTCTAATCACATCTTTCGGTTTGTACTTTCTAGCGCATAAATCTTTTTGTTTCCTCTCTTCTACCTCAGTGATTCCTCCCTTGAGTTGTAATAACGACGGAAAGATCACACctgatattaaaaaataaaaaccataaaagcATATCATATTTGAATTTCAAGTCATCGTTTTTATAAAGGAACGCagaaattaaatcatacaaagaCATGACATTGATTCGAAATCGTTGAGTACGAATTGTTCTCGAGAAGACTTGGTGCGAAGCTACGACTCATAGTAAAAGTGACTAATCACTTACCATAGAACTCCTTTAGACTAGCTTTTCTTTCATAAATGGTGGTTTTCTTCCCTTCATCATATGCCTgcaacaattcaaacattttattACAAACTCGGCCGTAAAATGACCGCATTGGTCCAAACTATGGTTACATCTATTTACAGTACTCTCCAAGTCATATCTCGAGTTGTTGAGCCGAGACAACTGAAAGAGTCTAAGAAAGTTCCGAGTTCAAATCCTAGACACAGACAATTAACATTTGTTTTTTCAGAATCAAGGGGTAGCAAACATACCTCGTAGATGAGAATTCGAAGCAATCCTAAGAATCCGGCAAGATGGCAATCAGTCCACTGAACCAGAAAAAGAAGAAACTGAGCAGCTGGGCTATAAGACAATCTCATTTGAAAGCAGACTCTGTCATTTCCTCTTGGATAATCAGAAGCTCTGTGTTAATGAATAGGTTAAGACATATATGGAAAAACAGAAATTTCAAAACATGGAAGAAAATATTTACTTGTAAAGACATAATATATGC contains:
- the LOC131601321 gene encoding E3 ubiquitin-protein ligase AIRP2-like, giving the protein MREMRKSFKDSLKALEADIQFANTIASDYPRGNDRVCFQMRLSYSPAAQFLLFLVQWTDCHLAGFLGLLRILIYEAYDEGKKTTIYERKASLKEFYGVIFPSLLQLKGGITEVEERKQKDLCARKYKPKDVIRKGKLSAIDIEREEECPICMEMNTKVVLPNCNHSLCMKCYNDWYTRSRSCPFCRDNLMRLNSGELWIYLSSREIIDLESINKENLKRLFMYIDKLPLILPDQIFMSYPRSF